A segment of the Candidatus Palauibacter australiensis genome:
CGAGGGCAAATCCGTGCTCTTCGTGTGCACCAAGTCGCAACTCGCCCGCGTCGTGCGGGGGGAGGCCGAGCGGTGCGGCTCCTTCTACGTCACGGAACGCTGGCTCGGCGGCATGCTCACCAACTTCCAGACGATCAAGAAGAACATCGCGCGCCTGAAGGAACTCGAGCGCGGCGTCGAGGAAGGGGCGTTCGAGTTCTACACGAAGAAGGAGCGGCTCCTCCTCGAGCGCGAGCGCGAGAAGCTCGACCGTTATCTGTCCGGCATCAAGGAGATGACGCGGCTGCCGGGGCTCGTGTTCGTGGTGGATTCCACGCGCGAGGATATCGCGGTGCGCGAGGCGAACCGCCTCGGCATCCCGGTCGTCGCGATCGCGGACACGAACGCGGATCCCGATCTCCTCACCATCGCCATCGCGGGCAACGATGACGCGATTCGCTCCGTTTCCCTGATCACGCGCTCGATCGCCGACGTCGTTGAGGCGTCACGGCGCGAGATTCCGGAGGCGGGACGCGAAGAGGCCGAGGCGCAGGCGTACACGTACTCGAGCGACGCCGGCGGGGTCGCCGACGCGGCCGGCGGTTCGCGCCGCCGGAGGCCGAGGCGCAAGCCGCGTCCCGAGGTCATCGCTCAGCGACTGCACCATCCGGCCGTGATAGAGAGCGCCGAAGGGGGCGCCGAGCCGGCCGAGGGCGATGCGAAGGCCGAAGCGGCCGACAACCCGGAGCCCGCGGCGGATGCCGGATCGGAGGATGCCGAAGCGGCAGTCGTCGGAGAGGTGGAGTCAGAAGAGAAGTGACCAAAGGGGCCACTTCGGTGGCCCTTTTTTTTGGGAAGGAGACATGGAGACCATGACGCAGATCACGGCCGGGGCGGTGAAGGCTCTCCGCGACCGGACAGGTGCCGGGATGATGGACTGCAAGCGCGCGCTCATCGAATCGGAGGGAGATGCGGAGCGGGCCATCGACCTGCTCAGGAAGGCGGGCGCGGCGAAGGCGGCGAAGCGCGAGGCGCGCGCGGTGTCGGAGGGTACGATCCGCATCGCGATGCGTGACGGGTCCGCCTCGATGGTCGAGGTGCTGAGCGAAACGGACTTCGTAGCGCGCAGCGAAGCGTTCGAGGATTTCGCGCGGGATCTGGCGGATCGGCTGTTCGACCTCCCGCTGCAGGACGGGGAGACCGTGCGCGGCGATGCGCTGCTCCAGCTCGAGGGGGGAGGCGCAATCGAGAGCCACCTCAACGAACTGCGGGTCCAGGTCGGAGAGAACGTCCAGGTAGGACGCGCCGTGCGCTATGACCTCGGCGCGCACGGGGCCTTCGCGTCCTACGTCCACTTCGGGAATCGCATCGGCGTGCTGCTGGAGGTTTCGGGCTCGGGCGACGCGGCGCTGGAGGCGGCCCGCGGGATCGCGATGCATGCCGCGGCCACAAACCCCCGGGGCGTGTCGCCGGACGACATTCCGGAGGCGGAGGTCGAACGCGAGCGCAAGTTGCTGACCGAACAGGCGCTGGAGCAGGGCAAGCCGGCCTCGATCACCGAAAGGATCGTGGAGGGCCGCATGCGCAAGTTCTATGAGGAGAACGCGCTTCTGTGGCAGGCCTACGTGCGGGATCCGGACCTGACGGTGAAGGACGTTCTGGGCAAGGCGGGAGAGGATCTGGCGGTTCGGCGGTTCGTCCGCTTCGAGGTGGGCGGCTGAGTTCCGCGGACCGGATTCCTGCGGGTGCGGGCGGCCTGAAGTATCGCCGCGCCCTCGTGAAGCTCTCCGGCGAATCGCTCGCCGGAAACCGGGGGTTCGGCATCGACCCGCCCGTCATCGAGAAACTCACGCACGAGATTCGCCGCGTCCACGAGAGCGGCGTGAGCCTCGGGCTCGTCGTGGGCGGCGGGAACATCATGCGCGGCACGGTGGCGAGCGCGCGCGGCATGGATCGCGTGAGCGCGGACTACATGGGCATGCTCGCGACCGTGATCAACGCGATGGCGCTTCAGGACATGCTCGAGCAGTCCGGCGTGGAGACGCGGGTCATGTCCGCCATCCGGATGGAGGAACTCGCGGAGCCCTACATCCGGCGTCGCGCGCTGCGCCATCTCGAGAAGCGTAGGGTCGTGATCTTCGCCGGAGGTACGGGGAACCCGTATTTTTCCACCGACACGGCGGCCGTGCTCCGGGCGATCGAGATGGAAGCCGACGTGATCATGAAGGCGACGCGGGTCGACGGCGTGTACACGGCGGACCCGGAGACCGACCCGGAAGCCTCGCTCATCGACGAGATCGGGTATCTTGAGGTCATGACCCGTGAACTCGGCGTCATGGACGCGGCGGCGATCTCGCTGTGCAAGGACAACTCGCTGCCCATCGTCGTCTTGAACATCAAGCGGCCGGGTGCAATCCTGGCAGCGTTGCGAGGCGAGAGGATCGGGACCCTCGTCGCGTAAGCAGACCCGGGCTGCCCGGGTGGCCGCACCCGAGTCCCGGCGGACTCGCGAAGATCGGAGGGACGGTGCCGGAGGAGACGCTGGAGAATGCGGTCCTGGCGATGGAAAGCGCGATCGAGGCGATTGCGCGGGAATTCGCCACCGTTCGTACGGGCAAGGCGACGACGGCGATTCTCGACGGCGTGAGGGTCGAGGCGTACGGCTCGATCGTCCAGCTGCGCCAGGTGGCGAACGTCAGCGCCCCCGAGCCGACGATGCTCCTCGTGCAGCCGTACGATCCGAACATCGCCCGCGATGTGGCGCGCGCGATCCAGAGCGGCGACCTGGGGCTCAACCCTTCCGTGGACGGCGCGGTGGTCCGGGTGCCCATCCCGCCGCTGACCGAGGAGCGCCGGCGCGAACTCGTCAAGATCCTCCACCGAATGGCGGAGGAGGGCCGGGTGTCGATCCGGCACGCGCGGCATGAAGCGCGCGATCGGCTCCTGAAGATGCAGCGGGACGGGGAGGTCGGCGAGGACATCTGCCGCCGCACGATGACCGAGGTCCAGACGCACACCGACGACTACGTGAAGAAGATCGACGCGATGCTGACGCGCAGGGAAGCGGAGGTGATGGAGGTTTGAGCGGATCGAGAGACATCGCCGGTGCCCTGCGGGCGTACGTAGCCGGGCGGGATCGCGTCTGGGAGCACGGTCGCAAGCTCGGCCGATCCGCGACCGCCTCCGCGGACTCCTCCCGCGAGGGCCCGTCGGAGATCGCGTTCGGAGAGTTGCCGGCGCGGCCGAAGTTCGGCGTCTCCGTGGCCGGGGAACTGGATTTCCGCCGCGGCCCGGCGGCGTGGCGCGACCGCCCCCCGCAAGGAGAATCCTGACGCCCGGCGCCGTCGCCCCGCCGACGGCGGGCGCCGGCGTGGAGGCGCGCCTGCGGGGTGCGCTCCAGGCGGCCCCGGAGCTTCTGCCGCGAGGCTCGTGCGTCCTCGTGGCCCTTTCCGGCGGATCGGACTCGCTGGCGCTCCTCCATCTTCTTCGCGCGCTGAGCGGGTCCTGGCCGCTGAAGCTGCGGGCGGCCCATTTCGATCACGGGCTCCAGCCGGAAAGCGCCGCATGGGCCGCGCGCGCCGCGGAACTCTGCCGCAGGGCCGAAGTGCCGTGCGAC
Coding sequences within it:
- the rpsB gene encoding 30S ribosomal protein S2; protein product: KMRKYIFAECGGIYLIDLKKTQRELERAHELVRRTIVEGKSVLFVCTKSQLARVVRGEAERCGSFYVTERWLGGMLTNFQTIKKNIARLKELERGVEEGAFEFYTKKERLLLEREREKLDRYLSGIKEMTRLPGLVFVVDSTREDIAVREANRLGIPVVAIADTNADPDLLTIAIAGNDDAIRSVSLITRSIADVVEASRREIPEAGREEAEAQAYTYSSDAGGVADAAGGSRRRRPRRKPRPEVIAQRLHHPAVIESAEGGAEPAEGDAKAEAADNPEPAADAGSEDAEAAVVGEVESEEK
- the pyrH gene encoding UMP kinase — its product is MPAGAGGLKYRRALVKLSGESLAGNRGFGIDPPVIEKLTHEIRRVHESGVSLGLVVGGGNIMRGTVASARGMDRVSADYMGMLATVINAMALQDMLEQSGVETRVMSAIRMEELAEPYIRRRALRHLEKRRVVIFAGGTGNPYFSTDTAAVLRAIEMEADVIMKATRVDGVYTADPETDPEASLIDEIGYLEVMTRELGVMDAAAISLCKDNSLPIVVLNIKRPGAILAALRGERIGTLVA
- the frr gene encoding ribosome recycling factor: MPEETLENAVLAMESAIEAIAREFATVRTGKATTAILDGVRVEAYGSIVQLRQVANVSAPEPTMLLVQPYDPNIARDVARAIQSGDLGLNPSVDGAVVRVPIPPLTEERRRELVKILHRMAEEGRVSIRHARHEARDRLLKMQRDGEVGEDICRRTMTEVQTHTDDYVKKIDAMLTRREAEVMEV
- the tsf gene encoding translation elongation factor Ts — translated: MTQITAGAVKALRDRTGAGMMDCKRALIESEGDAERAIDLLRKAGAAKAAKREARAVSEGTIRIAMRDGSASMVEVLSETDFVARSEAFEDFARDLADRLFDLPLQDGETVRGDALLQLEGGGAIESHLNELRVQVGENVQVGRAVRYDLGAHGAFASYVHFGNRIGVLLEVSGSGDAALEAARGIAMHAAATNPRGVSPDDIPEAEVERERKLLTEQALEQGKPASITERIVEGRMRKFYEENALLWQAYVRDPDLTVKDVLGKAGEDLAVRRFVRFEVGG